Proteins encoded together in one Telopea speciosissima isolate NSW1024214 ecotype Mountain lineage chromosome 6, Tspe_v1, whole genome shotgun sequence window:
- the LOC122664214 gene encoding serine/threonine-protein kinase STN7, chloroplastic-like gives MTTVAGIGATVGLCLKSKPSTPIFFSTPFIGKKLEIRISSSSEAKIASKSKFLVVRAGAELVDLVYHLFVGVGVGLPCTVMECGDMIYRSTLPRSNGLTITVPGVILALSAVSYLWATPGVAPGFWDMFVLAFVERLFRPTYRKDDFVLGKKLGEGAFGVVYKVSLAKKPASKEGDLVLKKATEYGAVEIWMNERVRRACTNSCADFVYGFLESSSKKEGEYWLIWRFEGEATLTDLMLSKEFPYNVETMILGEVQDLPKGLERESRIIQTIMRQLLFALDGLHSTGIVHRDIKPQNIIFSEGDRIFKIIDLGAAADLRVGINYIPKEFLLDPRYAAPEQYIMSTQTPSAPSAPVATALSPVLWQMNLPDRFDIYSAGLIFLQMAFPSLRTDSSLIQFNRQLKRCEYDLVAWRKTVEPRAGAELRRGFELLDLDGGRGWELLTSMVRYKARRRTSAKAALAHPYFDREGLLALSFMQNLRLQLFRATQQDYSEAAKWVIGLMAKSGTKKDGGFTETQLQELREMEPKKKASAQRNALASALRLQRKIIRTVNESIDELNQRRKSLWWSRWIPREE, from the exons ATGACGACGGTTGCAGGAATTGGAGCGACAGTTGGTCTCTGCTTGAAATCCAAGCCCTCGACTCCAATTTTCTTCTCAACTCCATTTATCGGAAAGAAGCTCGAAATCAGAATTTCCAGCTCTTCTGAAGCTAAGATCGCTTCGAAGTCCAAGTTTTTGGTGGTGCGTGCAGGAGCCGAACTAGTTGATCTTGTTTACCATCTCTTTGTCGGCGTAGGTGTTGGACTTCCTTGCACTGTAATGGAGTGTGGTGACATGATCTACAGAAGCACTCTCCCTAGGTCCAATGGCCTCACCATCACCGTCCCCGGTGTAATCTTAGCTCTCAGCGCTGTCTCTTACCTCTGGGCTACCCCTGGTGTGGCTCCTGGTTTCTGGGACATGTTCGTTCTTGCTTTCGTAGAGCGGCTCTTTCGTCCTACTTATAGAAAG GATGACTTTGTTTTGGGGAAGAAGTTGGGTGAGGGCGCTTTTGGAGTGGTTTATAAAGTTTCATTGGCAAAGAAGCCTGCTTCCAAG GAAGGTGATTTAGTGTTGAAAAAGGCTACTGAATATGGCGCGGTGGAGATTTGGATGAACGAGAGGGTCCGGAGGGCTTGCACCAATAGCTGTGCAGATTTCGTGTACGGCTTTCTTGAG AGCTCTTCCAAGAAAGAAGGTGAATATTGGCTTATATGGCGTTTTGAAGGGGAGGCAACACTCACGGATCTAATGCTGAGTAAAGAGTTCCCTTACAAT GTGGAAACAATGATTCTTGGAGAGGTCCAGGACTTGCCAAAGGGATTGGAGAGGGAAAGTAGAATCATTCAGACAATCATGAGACAGCTTTTATTTGCTTTAGATGGACTCCATTCAACAGGCATCGTTCATAGAGACATCAAACCCCAGAATATTATTTTCTCTGAAG GGGATCGCATATTCAAGATCATTGACCTTGGGGCTGCAGCTGACTTGCGGGTGGGAATCAACTATATTCCCAAGGAGTTTCTCTTGGACCCAAG GTATGCAGCACCCGAGCAATACATCATGAGCACTCAAACTCCATCTGCTCCTTCGGCTCCAGTTGCGACTGCTTTATCCCCAGTCTTGTGGCAG ATGAATTTACCTGATAGATTTGATATCTACAGTGCTGGGCTCATATTTTTGCAAATG GCATTCCCATCATTACGTACAGACAGTAGCCTCATTCAATTCAATCGTCAGCTAAAAAGATGTGAATATGACTTAGTTGCATGGAGGAAAACTGTTGAGCCTCGGGCTGGCGCTGAACTCAGGAGGGGCTTTGAGTTACTTGACTTAGATGGTGGGAGAGGGTGGGAGCTTCTGACATCTATGGTCCGTTACAAAGCACGGCGAAGAACAAGTGCGAAAGCAGCCCTAGCCCATCCATATTTCGACAGGGAAGGTTTGTTGGCTTTGTCCTTCATGCAGAACTTGAGATTGCAGCTGTTTCGGGCTACTCAGCAAGATTACAGTGAAGCCGCTAAATGGGTAATCGGGCTAATGGCAAAATCTGGAACAAAGAAGGATGGGGGTTTCACGGAAACTCAGCTTCAGGAGCTCAGA GAAATGGAGCCAAAGAAGAAGGCCAGTGCCCAGcgtaatgctttggcatcagcTCTTCGCTTGCAGAGGAAGATTATACGAACAGTGAACGAGAGCATTGATGAGCTCAACCAACGCAGGAAGAGTCTATGGTGGAGTAGGTGGATCCCCAGAGAGGAATGA
- the LOC122666149 gene encoding probable galacturonosyltransferase-like 3: MTLDTIYLRGSVAGILSVLRHSSCPENIVFHFLASHRRAELRRAIVTTFPYLTFHLYHFDTNLVKGKISSSIRRALDQPLNYARIYLADLLHSGVRRIIYFDSDLIVVDDVAKLWQINLGTHVLGAPEYCHANFTTYFTDKFWSDPLFSRAFQDREPCYFNTGVMVIDVWRWRQGRFTQKLESWMTIQKKHRIYELGSLPPFLLVFAGDVKGVEHRWNQHGLGGDNLEGLCRDLHPGPVSLLHWSGKGKPWLRLDSRHPCPLDSLWAPYDLHRHASLLSDS, encoded by the coding sequence ATGACTCTCGACACAATCTACCTTAGAGGCTCCGTCGCCGGAATCCTCTCCGTCCTTCGACATTCCTCCTGCCCAGAAAACATCGTTTTCCACTTCCTCGCCTCCCACCGCCGTGCAGAGCTCCGCCGTGCCATAGTCACCACCTTCCCTTACCTTACCTTCCACCTCTACCACTTCGATACCAACCTCGTCAAAGGCAAGATCTCGTCTTCGATCCGTCGAGCATTAGATCAACCCCTCAACTACGCGAGAATCTACCTAGCCGATCTCCTCCATTCAGGTGTCCGTCGAATCATCTACTTCGATTCCGATCTGATCGTCGTCGATGACGTGGCCAAGCTATGGCAGATCAATTTGGGCACTCACGTTTTAGGTGCCCCTGAGTATTGCCACGCTAATTTCACCACTTACTTCACTGACAAGTTCTGGTCTGATCCGCTTTTCTCGAGGGCTTTTCAAGATCGTGAACCTTGTTACTTCAACACAGGTGTTATGGTTATCGACGTGTGGAGATGGCGACAAGGAAGGTTCACTCAGAAACTAGAATCATGGATGACTATACAGAAGAAACACAGGATATACGAGTTAGGCTCATTACCTCCATTTTTGCTGGTTTTTGCTGGAGATGTGAAAGGGGTTGAGCACAGGTGGAATCAACACGGACTTGGTGGTGATAACCTGGAAGGGCTTTGCAGGGATCTTCATCCTGGACCGGTGAGTTTGCTACATTGGAGTGGGAAAGGGAAGCCATGGCTGAGGTTGGATTCAAGGCATCCATGTCCATTGGATAGCTTGTGGGCACCGTATGATCTGCATCGTCACGCATCTCTGTTGTCGGATAGCTAG